One Primulina huaijiensis isolate GDHJ02 chromosome 8, ASM1229523v2, whole genome shotgun sequence genomic region harbors:
- the LOC140983194 gene encoding ras-related protein RABD2a isoform X1, producing the protein MTPEYDYLFKLLLIGDSGVGKSCLLLRFADDSYLDSYISTIGVDFKIRTVEQDGKTIKLQIWDTAGQERFRTITSSYYRGAHGIIIVYDVTDQESFNNVKQWLSEIDRYASENVNKLLVGNKCDLADNRAVPYETAKAFADEIGIPFMETSAKNATNVEEAFMAMSADIKNRMATTPASSNARPPTVQIRGQPVGQKSGCCSS; encoded by the exons ATGACTCCTGAATA TGATTACTTGTTCAAACTTCTTTTAATTGGAGATTCTGGTGTTGGCAAGTCATGTCTTCTCTTGAGATTTGCT GATGATTCATACTTGGACAGTTACATCAGCACAATTGGTGTTGACTTT AAAATACGCACGGTGGAGCAAGATGGAAAGACTATTAAACTTCAGATT TGGGACACCGCTGGTCAAGAACGTTTCAGAACTATAACTAGTAGCTACTATCGTGGGGCTCATGGAATTATA ATAGTTTATGATGTCACCGACCAAGAAAGCTTTAATAATGTGAAGCAATGGTTGAGTGAAATTGATCGATATGCCAGTGAAAATGTGAACAAACTCTTAGTAGGAAACAAGTGCGACCTCGCTGATAATAGAGCTGTGCCTTATGAAACAGCTAAG GCATTCGCTGATGAAATTGGAATTCCATTCATGGAGACAAGTGCAAAAAATGCTACTAACGTTGAGGAGGCTTTCATGGCTATGTCAGCTGACATCAAGAACAG GATGGCAACGACGCCTGCATCAAGCAATGCAAGGCCACCAACTGTGCAGATCCGGGGACAACCCGTAGGCCAGAAGAGTGGCTGCTGCTCTTCTTAA
- the LOC140982922 gene encoding uncharacterized protein, with translation MGLNDSYMNIRSQILMMSPLPTVGQAFSLLSQEESHRALSSVEAPIAAFYTSQTRVGSSMKERVNLFCDHCSWNGHTKDNCYKLDGYPPWHKLYRAPNKGLNKKVYKDNVNHMRMSAEVNFVEENNTDQPKATPKVSTGTGAPSVFTPGQYAEILKLLGSNNIQNDCAPVVNMAGTASQTFGTEWIIDTGANEHMIGDISLLQGSKSLVDSTGTVRLPNGSKANVNKIGSAPLTNSIQLEHDLRTERVMGIGKERHGLYYFTSKVVSKLLPKDSFTFPSSLSSFDRMYSCSVTDLCKDVSIDTWHKRLVFPQTSMTKSSCAFQLIHMDIWGPFHTPTYNGEMYFLTIVDDFTKGTWIYLMQSKMDVLRLIRLFFAMDTPVYKKGYKVLNLQSRKISISRDVVFHEHIFPFVVTSQSLPVFNSSSTTVDPLLVSEEPAMAFPLNEPYAPSPAPSDIPLRISTRTIVPPIWTHDYSCSLIPKHNPNTCAHPIAKHLTYGHFSKSYQSFLAAISSIKEPQFYHEAVTDEKRRAAMDEELNALERNHTWDVVDLPSKVKPIGCK, from the exons ATGGGACTCAATGATAGTTACATGAATATAAGGAGCCAAATCTTGATGATGAGTCCATTACCCACAGTTGGACAGGCTTTTTCACTACTGTCTCAGGAGGAATCTCATAGAGCATTGTCCTCAGTGGAAGCTCCAATAGCAGCTTTCTACACTAGCCAGACTAGAGTAGGTAGCTCCATGAAGGAAAGAGTGAACTTGTTTTGTGATCACTGCAGTTGGAATGGACATACAAAGGATAATTGTTACAAACTTGATGGTTATCCTCCATGGCATAAGTTGTATAGAGCACCAAATAAGGGACTAAACAAAAAGGTGTACAAAGACAATGTGAACCACATGAGGATGTCAGCAGAAGTTAACTTTGTGGAAGAAAACAATACTGATCAACCAAAAGCAACACCGAAAGTATCAACTGGAACTGGAGCTCCGTCTGTCTTCACTCCTGGCCAATATGCTGAAATCCTGAAACTTTTGGGCAGCAATAACATACAGAATGATTGTGCACCAGTAGTGAATATGGCAGGTACTGCCTCACAAACCTTTGGTACTGAATGGATTATTGATACTGGAGCTAACGAGCATATGATTGGTGATATCTCTCTATTACAAGGTTCTAAATCTCTGGTAGACTCCACTGGCACAGTAAGATTGCCAAATGGTAGTAAAGCCAATGTTAATAAGATTGGTTCAGCCCCATTAACAAATTCCATCCAGCTTGAACAT GACCTCAGGACTGAGAGAGTAATGGGGATTGGTAAGGAAAGGCATGGGCTCTACTACTTCACGTCAAAGGTAGTTTCAAAGTTACTTCCCAAGGATAGTTTCACTTTTCCATCTTCTCTGTCTAGTTTCGATAGGATGTATTCATGTTCAGTTACTGATCTTTGTAAGGATGTTAGTATTGATACTTGGCATAAAAG GTTAGTATTTCCACAGACCAGTATGACCAAATCTTCTtgtgcatttcagttaattcatATGGACATTTGGGGTCCATTTCATACCCCTACCTACAATGGTGAAATGTACTTTCTTACCATTGTTGATGACTTTACAAAGGGAACATGGATCTATCTCATGCAATCTAAGATGGATGTGCTTAGGCTAATTAGACTATTCTTTGCTATG GATACTCCAGTGTACAAAAAAGGGTACAAGGTCCTTAATCTGCAATCAAGAAAGATATCAATTTCCAGAGATGTGGTTTTTCATGAACACATCTTTCCATTTGTTGTCACTAGCCAATCCCTTCCTGTTTTTAATTCATCATCTACTACGGTGGATCCCTTATTGGTCAGTGAAGAGCCAGCAATGGCCTTTCCTTTAAATGAACCATATGCACCTAGTCCTGCACCTTCAGACATTCCACTACGCATATCCACTAGAACCATAGTTCCTCCCATCTGGACACATGATTATTCTTGTTCCCTCATTCCCAAACATAATCCTAACACTTGTGCACATCCCATAGCCAAACACCTTACATATGGTCATTTCTCCAAGTCATACCAGTCCTTTTTAGCAGCCATATCGTCAATCAAAGAGCCCCAATTCTATCATGAGGCAGTCACTGATGAAAAGCGGCGTGCTGCTATGGATGAAGAACTTAATGCTCTAGAGAGAAATCACACATGGGATGTTGTAGATTTACCATCCAAAGTGAAACCCATTGGATGCAAATGA
- the LOC140983461 gene encoding oleosin L-like, whose amino-acid sequence MADPYPHDPQQPQTRPQQPRSHQVVKAATAVTAGGSLLILSGLTVAATVILLTIATPLLVIFSPVLVPAAGTIFLLCSGFLASGGFGVAAISVLSWIYGYVTGKHPPGADSLDQARWKLAGKAREMKDRAEQYGQQASA is encoded by the coding sequence ATGGCCGACCCGTACCCGCACGACCCGCAGCAGCCGCAAACCAGGCCGCAGCAGCCGCGCAGCCACCAGGTTGTGAAAGCTGCCACCGCCGTCACAGCTGGTGGCTCGCTGCTCATCCTCTCCGGCCTCACGGTGGCTGCAACCGTCATTCTCCTGACGATAGCGACCCCTCTGTTGGTGATATTCAGCCCGGTGCTCGTTCCTGCAGCTGGTACCATCTTCTTGCTGTGTTCGGGGTTTTTGGCCTCGGGAGGATTCGGGGTGGCAGCTATCAGTGTATTGTCTTGGATTTACGGGTATGTGACTGGAAAACACCCTCCGGGAGCGGATTCTCTGGACCAGGCGCGGTGGAAACTGGCGGGAAAGGCGAGGGAGATGAAGGACCGAGCGGAACAGTATGGGCAGCAAGCTTCTGCCTGA
- the LOC140982921 gene encoding uncharacterized protein, whose protein sequence is MANNCSFNDPLYIHPSDTPGLNLVNDQLIGVENYGIWSRAMLIALRAKNKIALIDGSCCRPPVDSQTSLQWERCNALVLSWIMNTVSKEIFSGIIYALDASSVWTDLKERFDKINGSRIFSIHREIGRLTQGNSTISTYYCKLKQLWDEYSALVILPSCECDTARKYLEHEQHRLL, encoded by the coding sequence ATGGCGAACAATTGCAGTTTCAATGATCCTCTATATATTCATCCGTCCGATACACCGGGCTTAAACTTGGTCAATGATCAGCTGATTGGAGTAGAAAACTATGGTATATGGAGCAGAGCTATGCTGATTGCACTTCGAGCAAAGAACAAAATCGCGTTGATTGATGGAAGTTGTTGCAGACCACCGGTTGATAGCCAGACTTCACTTCAATGGGAAAGATGCAATGCACTTGTGCTGTCGTGGATAATGAACACGGTATCGAAGGAGATTTTCAGTGGAATTATCTATGCATTAGATGCTTCATCAGTATGGACCGATCTGAAGGAGCGATTCGACAAAATCAATGGATCGAGAATTTTCTCGATCCATAGAGAAATTGGACGGCTGACCCAAGGTAATAGTACTATATCAACATATTATTGCAAGCTTAAGCAACTTTGGGATGAGTATTCAGCTCTTGTCATCTTGCCTTCGTGTGAGTGTGACACTGCTAGGAAATATTTGGAGCATGAGCAGCATAGACTGCTTTAG
- the LOC140983194 gene encoding ras-related protein RABD2a isoform X2 has translation MTPEYDYLFKLLLIGDSGVGKSCLLLRFADDSYLDSYISTIGVDFKIRTVEQDGKTIKLQIIVYDVTDQESFNNVKQWLSEIDRYASENVNKLLVGNKCDLADNRAVPYETAKAFADEIGIPFMETSAKNATNVEEAFMAMSADIKNRMATTPASSNARPPTVQIRGQPVGQKSGCCSS, from the exons ATGACTCCTGAATA TGATTACTTGTTCAAACTTCTTTTAATTGGAGATTCTGGTGTTGGCAAGTCATGTCTTCTCTTGAGATTTGCT GATGATTCATACTTGGACAGTTACATCAGCACAATTGGTGTTGACTTT AAAATACGCACGGTGGAGCAAGATGGAAAGACTATTAAACTTCAGATT ATAGTTTATGATGTCACCGACCAAGAAAGCTTTAATAATGTGAAGCAATGGTTGAGTGAAATTGATCGATATGCCAGTGAAAATGTGAACAAACTCTTAGTAGGAAACAAGTGCGACCTCGCTGATAATAGAGCTGTGCCTTATGAAACAGCTAAG GCATTCGCTGATGAAATTGGAATTCCATTCATGGAGACAAGTGCAAAAAATGCTACTAACGTTGAGGAGGCTTTCATGGCTATGTCAGCTGACATCAAGAACAG GATGGCAACGACGCCTGCATCAAGCAATGCAAGGCCACCAACTGTGCAGATCCGGGGACAACCCGTAGGCCAGAAGAGTGGCTGCTGCTCTTCTTAA